The genomic DNA ACCATCCTCGCCGATCTCTCGACCAACGCGCCCGCGACCGTGCGCGCGATCGGCGACCGGCTCGAGGCGGCAGGGCGGCATCTGCTGGAGTGCCCGCTCACCGGCGGCGCGCCCGGCGCGCAGGCGCGCATGCTGGTCTTCATGGTGGGCGGCGACGCGGCGGTGTTCGAGCGGGTGAAGCCACTGCTCGAGCGGCTCGGGCGCGCCACCTTCCACGTGGGACCGCTCGGGCTCGGCAACACCGCGAAGCTCGTGAACAGCCTCCTCGCCTTCACCTCGACGTGGGTGTCGCTCGAAACCCTCGCGGTCGCGAGCAAGGCGGGAATCGACCTGCGGACGATGGTCGACATCGTGCGCACGGGCGGCGCGACCAATTTCTTCATCGACCGGATGGTCGAGGGCATCAACCAGCGCGGCCGGCCGACGCAGTTCGCGCTCGCGCTCGCCGCGAAGGACGCGGGTCTCTTCCTCGACGTCGCGCGCGCGTGCGGCATCCCGACGCCGGCCGCTGCGCAGGTCGCACAGGCGCTCGTCGCCGCGGTGGGGGCGGGGCTCGGCGAGCGCGACTTCACGGATCTCGTGGAGCTGATGGAGCGACAGGGCGGCACGGAGCTCCGCCTGCCACCGCCGCGGAGCTAGCCCGTGGGAACGCTGCGCCGGCTGCTTCCGATCCTGGTCGGCGTCGCGCTCGTGGCGGCCTTGGCATACGGCGGTCTCTCGGACGCGCTGCGCGCCGAGAACCTGCGCAGCCAGATCGAGGCATGGGGCGCGCTCGGCCCGCTCGTCTTCATGGCCGTCATGGTGTGCGGATTCTTCATCCCGGCGCCGCAGATCCTGCTGGTCGGCATCGGGGGCGCGGTCTTCGGGGCCCCGCAGGCGTTCGTCTACGGCTGGAGCGCGGCGATCGTCGGCACGACCGCGACGTTCCTGCTCGCGCGCGGGGTGTTCAAGCGCTACACCCGCGGCGTCGCCGGGAGCGATCGCTTCCGCCGCATGCGCGCGATCGATCAGCGGCTCGCCGAGCACGGCTTCGTGACGGTGCTCGGCCTCCGCCTCCTCTTCTTCCTCGCACCGCCGCTGTCCTGGCTCCTCGGCGTCACGCGCGTGCGGCTGCGCGACTACCTCCTCGGGACGGCCATCGGCATCACGCCGGGGCTCGGCGTGACCGCCTATCTGGGCGACGCCGTCAGCGAAGCGGACTCGGCACGGGCGCTGCTCACGCCACAGATCGTCATCCCCGGTCTGCTGGTCGGCGCGTTCCTCGTCGGCGGCGCGGTCTTCGGCAGGCGCCTCCTCGCCGGACGCGCCGCGCACCGTTGAGCGCGCCGTGCGTCTGTGGACCCTCGCCGCGCTGCAGGCGGCCGTGACCCTCTCCTGGATGGTCTACGGCTATTTCCAGCCCCGCCTCCTCGAGCACTTCGGCTTCACGGCGCTGGCCGGCATTCTCGCGTGGTACCTCGCGTTCGCCGGCTCGACGCTGGCCCCGCTCGCCGGCGACGCCTCGGACCGGCTCGTGCGCAGCGGCGGCGACCGGTTCCCGGTCGTGCGCGCCGGGGTCGCCCTCGCCGCGGCGAGCTTCGTCGCCGTCGCGGTCACGTCGCTCGCCGAGGGCGGCAGCGCCG from Candidatus Eisenbacteria bacterium includes the following:
- a CDS encoding NAD(P)-dependent oxidoreductase, encoding MSSGQRVGVIGLGNIGGAIAANLAADGHHVSVFDTDSARTGAIVGVGGRAAHSPAEVAERSDVTFASLPTPEVVQAVAAQWLEGAAPGTILADLSTNAPATVRAIGDRLEAAGRHLLECPLTGGAPGAQARMLVFMVGGDAAVFERVKPLLERLGRATFHVGPLGLGNTAKLVNSLLAFTSTWVSLETLAVASKAGIDLRTMVDIVRTGGATNFFIDRMVEGINQRGRPTQFALALAAKDAGLFLDVARACGIPTPAAAQVAQALVAAVGAGLGERDFTDLVELMERQGGTELRLPPPRS
- a CDS encoding VTT domain-containing protein, which codes for MGTLRRLLPILVGVALVAALAYGGLSDALRAENLRSQIEAWGALGPLVFMAVMVCGFFIPAPQILLVGIGGAVFGAPQAFVYGWSAAIVGTTATFLLARGVFKRYTRGVAGSDRFRRMRAIDQRLAEHGFVTVLGLRLLFFLAPPLSWLLGVTRVRLRDYLLGTAIGITPGLGVTAYLGDAVSEADSARALLTPQIVIPGLLVGAFLVGGAVFGRRLLAGRAAHR